One window of the Felis catus isolate Fca126 chromosome E3, F.catus_Fca126_mat1.0, whole genome shotgun sequence genome contains the following:
- the RHBDF1 gene encoding inactive rhomboid protein 1 isoform X1 has protein sequence MSEARRDSTSSLQRKKPPWLKLDIPAVAPPVTEEPSFLQVGPGQERLWVYSIQPPHRDPTVQPLRRQAFLRSVSMPAETAHIPSPHHEVRRPVLQRQTSITQTIRSRQVRFGRVHTLPLLGPPGARRALPQRRSLSRSLLRGTADWFGVSKDSDSTQKWQRKSIRHCSQRYGKLKPQVIRELDLPSQDNVSLTSTETPPPLYVGPCQLGMQKIIDPLARGRAFRVADDTADGLSTPHTPVTPGAASLCSFSSSRSGFNRLPRRRKRESVAKMSFRAAAALVKGRSVRDGTLRRVQRRSFTPASFLEEDTADFPDELDTSFFAREGVLHEELSTYPDEVFESPSEAALKDWEKATEQADLTGGALDRSELERSHLMLPLERGWRKQKEGGAAAPQPKVRLRQEVVSTAGQRRGQRIAMPVRKFFAREKRPYGLGMVGRLTNRTYRKRIDSYVKRQIEDMDDHRPFFTYWLTFVHSLVTILAVCIYGIAPVGFSQHETVDSVLRNRGVYENVKYVQQENFWIGPSSEALIHLGAKFSPCMRQDPQVHSFIRAAREREKHSACCVRNDRSGCVQTSEEECSSTLAVWVKWPFHPSAPDLAGRKRQFGSVCHQDPRVCDEPSSEDPHEWPDDITKWPICTKNSAGNHTNHPHMDCVITGRPCCIGTKGRCEITSREYCDFMRGYFHEEATLCSQVHCMDDVCGLLPFLNPEVPDQFYRLWLSLFLHAGILHCLVSVCFQMTVLRDLEKLAGWHRIAIIYLLSGVTGNLASAIFLPYRAEVGPAGSQFGILACLFVELFQSWQVLARPWRAFFKLSAVVLFLFTFGLLPWIDNFAHISGFISGLFLSFAFLPYISFGKFDLYRKRCQIIVFQVVFLGLLAGLVVLFYFYPVRCEWCEFLTCIPFTDKFCEKYELDAQLH, from the exons ATGAGTGAGGCCCGCAGGGACAGCACGAGCAGCCTGCAGCGCAAGAAGCCACCCTGGCTGAAGCTGGACATACCAGCTGTAGCGCCCCCAGTGACCGAGGAACCCAGCTTCTTACAGGTAGGCCCTGGCCAGGAGAGGCTGTGGGTATACTCCATCCAGCCTCCTCACCGTGACCCCACTGTCCAGCCCCTGAGACGCCAGGCTTTCTTGCGGAGTGTGAGTATGCCGGCTGAGACAGCCCATATCCCCTCGCCCCACCATGAGGTCCGGCGGCCAGTTTTGCAGCGCCAGACGTCCATCACCCAGACCATCCGCAG CCGACAGGTGCGCTTTGGGCGTGTCCACACTCTGCCCCTCTTGGGTCCCCCTGGTGCCCGCAGGGCCCTCCCACAGCGCCggtctctctctcggtccctgCTCAG GGGCACAGCTGACTGGTTCGGAGTGAGCAAGGACAGCGACAGCACCCAGAAATGGCAGCGCAAGAGCATCCGCCACTGCAGCCAGCGCTATGGAAAGCTGAAGCCGCAGGTCATCCGGGAGCTAGACCTGCCTAGCCAGGACAACGTGTCTCTGACCAGCACTGAGACGCCCCCGCCACTGTACGTGGGGCCATGCCAGCTGGGCATGCAGAAG aTCATAGATCCCCTGGCCCGGGGCCGGGCCTTCCGAGTGGCAGATGACACGGCTGACGGCCTGAGTACCCCACACACACCTGTCACGCCTGGTGCtgcttccctctgctccttctccagctCCCGCTCGGGCTTCAACCGGCTCCCGCGGCGACGCAAGCGTGAATCGGTGGCCAAGATGAGCTTCCGGGCAGCTGCAGCCCTGGTGAAG GGTCGCTCTGTTAGGGATGGCACATTGCGCCGGGTGCAGCGCCGAAGCTTCACTCCCgccagcttcctggaggaggacaCAGCTGACTTCCCCGACGAGTTGGACACGTCCTTCTTTGCCCGG GAAGGAGTCCTCCACGAGGAGCTGTCCACGTACCCAGACGAGGTGTTTGAGTCCCCTTCGGAGGCAGCACTCAAAGACTGGGAGAAAGCCACAGAGCAGGCAGACCTCACGGGTGGGGCCCTGGACCGCAGTGAGCTTGAGCGCAGCCACCTGATGCT gccccTGGAACGAGGCTGGAGGAAGCAGAAGGAGGGTGGCGCAGCGGCCCCACAGCCCAAGGTGCGGCTGCGGCAGGAGGTAGTGAGCACGGCGGGTCAGCGGCGGGGCCAGCGCATCGCGATGCCCGTGCGCAAGTTCTTTGCCAGGGAGAAGCGGCCGTATGGGCTGGGCATGGTGGGCCGGCTGACCAACCGCACTTACCGCAAGCGTATCGACAGTTACGTCAAGCGCCAGATTGAGGACATGGACGACCACAG GCCCTTCTTCACCTACTGGCTCACCTTCGTGCACTCACTCGTCACCATTCTAGCCGTGTGCATCTACGGCATCGCGCCTGTGGGCTTCTCGCAGCATGAGACTGTGGACTCG GTACTGCGGAACCGCGGGGTCTATGAGAACGTCAAGTACGTGCAGCAGGAGAACTTCTGGATCGGGCCCAGCTCG GAGGCTCTCATTCACCTGGGTGCCAAGTTCTCGCCCTGCATGCGCCAGGACCCGCAGGTACACAGTTTCATCCGCGCTGCGCGTGAGCGTGAGAAGCACTCGGCCTGCTGCGTGCGCAATGACCGGTCGGGCTGCGTGCAGACCTCGGAGGAGGAGTGCTCG TCCACGCTGGCAGTGTGGGTGAAGTGGCCCTtccaccccagtgccccagatCTTGCGGGCCGCAAGAGGCAGTTTGGCTCTGTCTGCCACCAGGACCCCAG GGTGTGTGATGAGCCTTCCTCCGAGGACCCCCACGAGTGGCCAGATGACATCACCAAGTGGCCG ATCTGCACCAAAAACAGCGCCGGGAACCACACCAACCACCCTCACATGGACTGTGTCATCACGGGCCGGCCCTGCTGCATCGGCACAAAGGGCAG GTGTGAGATTACCTCCCGGGAGTACTGTGACTTCATGAGGGGCTACTTCCACGAGGAGGCCACACTGTGCTCCCAG GTGCACTGCATGGATGACGTGTGTGGGCTCCTGCCCTTTCTCAACCCTGAGGTGCCTGACCAGTTCTACCGCCTGTGGCTGTCCCTCTTCTTGCACGCTGG gatCCTGCACTGCCTGGTGTCAGTCTGCTTCCAGATGACTGTCCTGCGGGACCTGGAGAAGTTGGCAGGCTGGCACCGAATAGCCATCATCTACCTGCTGAGCGGGGTCACTGGTAACCTGGCCAGTGCCATTTTCCTGCCATACCGGGCAGAG GTGGGCCCAGCCGGCTCGCAGTTTGGCATCCTGGCCTGCCTGTTCGTGGAGCTCTTCCAGAGCTGGCAGGTCCTGGCAAGGCCCTGGCGTGCCTTCTTCAAGCTGTCGGCTGTGGTCCTCTTCCTGTTCACCTTTGGGCTGCTGCCCTGGATCGACAACTTCGCTCACATCTCGGGCTTCATCAGcggcctcttcctctcctttgccTTCCTGCCCTACATCAGCTTCGGCAAGTTTGACCTGTACCGCAAGCGCTGCCAGATCATCGTCTTTCAGGTGGTCTTCCTGGGCCTCCTGGCCGGCCTGGTGGTCCTCTTCTACTTCTACCCCGTCCGCTGCGAGTGGTGTGAGTTCCTCACCTGCATCCCCTTCACTGACAAGTTCTGTGAGAAGTACGAGCTGGATGCTCAGCTCCACTGA
- the RHBDF1 gene encoding inactive rhomboid protein 1 isoform X5, whose translation MSEARRDSTSSLQRKKPPWLKLDIPAVAPPVTEEPSFLQVGPGQERLWVYSIQPPHRDPTVQPLRRQAFLRSVSMPAETAHIPSPHHEVRRPVLQRQTSITQTIRSRQVRFGRVHTLPLLGPPGARRALPQRRSLSRSLLRGTADWFGVSKDSDSTQKWQRKSIRHCSQRYGKLKPQVIRELDLPSQDNVSLTSTETPPPLYVGPCQLGMQKIIDPLARGRAFRVADDTADGLSTPHTPVTPGAASLCSFSSSRSGFNRLPRRRKRESVAKMSFRAAAALVKGRSVRDGTLRRVQRRSFTPASFLEEDTADFPDELDTSFFAREGVLHEELSTYPDEVFESPSEAALKDWEKATEQADLTGGALDRSELERSHLMLPLERGWRKQKEGGAAAPQPKVRLRQEVVSTAGQRRGQRIAMPVRKFFAREKRPYGLGMVGRLTNRTYRKRIDSYVKRQIEDMDDHRPFFTYWLTFVHSLVTILAVCIYGIAPVGFSQHETVDSVLRNRGVYENVKYVQQENFWIGPSSEALIHLGAKFSPCMRQDPQVHSFIRAAREREKHSACCVRNDRSGCVQTSEEECSSTLAVWVKWPFHPSAPDLAGRKRQFGSVCHQDPRVCDEPSSEDPHEWPDDITKWPICTKNSAGNHTNHPHMDCVITGRPCCIGTKGRCEITSREYCDFMRGYFHEEATLCSQVHCMDDVCGLLPFLNPEVPDQFYRLWLSLFLHAGILHCLVSVCFQMTVLRDLEKLAGWHRIAIIYLLSGVTGNLASAIFLPYRAELRQV comes from the exons ATGAGTGAGGCCCGCAGGGACAGCACGAGCAGCCTGCAGCGCAAGAAGCCACCCTGGCTGAAGCTGGACATACCAGCTGTAGCGCCCCCAGTGACCGAGGAACCCAGCTTCTTACAGGTAGGCCCTGGCCAGGAGAGGCTGTGGGTATACTCCATCCAGCCTCCTCACCGTGACCCCACTGTCCAGCCCCTGAGACGCCAGGCTTTCTTGCGGAGTGTGAGTATGCCGGCTGAGACAGCCCATATCCCCTCGCCCCACCATGAGGTCCGGCGGCCAGTTTTGCAGCGCCAGACGTCCATCACCCAGACCATCCGCAG CCGACAGGTGCGCTTTGGGCGTGTCCACACTCTGCCCCTCTTGGGTCCCCCTGGTGCCCGCAGGGCCCTCCCACAGCGCCggtctctctctcggtccctgCTCAG GGGCACAGCTGACTGGTTCGGAGTGAGCAAGGACAGCGACAGCACCCAGAAATGGCAGCGCAAGAGCATCCGCCACTGCAGCCAGCGCTATGGAAAGCTGAAGCCGCAGGTCATCCGGGAGCTAGACCTGCCTAGCCAGGACAACGTGTCTCTGACCAGCACTGAGACGCCCCCGCCACTGTACGTGGGGCCATGCCAGCTGGGCATGCAGAAG aTCATAGATCCCCTGGCCCGGGGCCGGGCCTTCCGAGTGGCAGATGACACGGCTGACGGCCTGAGTACCCCACACACACCTGTCACGCCTGGTGCtgcttccctctgctccttctccagctCCCGCTCGGGCTTCAACCGGCTCCCGCGGCGACGCAAGCGTGAATCGGTGGCCAAGATGAGCTTCCGGGCAGCTGCAGCCCTGGTGAAG GGTCGCTCTGTTAGGGATGGCACATTGCGCCGGGTGCAGCGCCGAAGCTTCACTCCCgccagcttcctggaggaggacaCAGCTGACTTCCCCGACGAGTTGGACACGTCCTTCTTTGCCCGG GAAGGAGTCCTCCACGAGGAGCTGTCCACGTACCCAGACGAGGTGTTTGAGTCCCCTTCGGAGGCAGCACTCAAAGACTGGGAGAAAGCCACAGAGCAGGCAGACCTCACGGGTGGGGCCCTGGACCGCAGTGAGCTTGAGCGCAGCCACCTGATGCT gccccTGGAACGAGGCTGGAGGAAGCAGAAGGAGGGTGGCGCAGCGGCCCCACAGCCCAAGGTGCGGCTGCGGCAGGAGGTAGTGAGCACGGCGGGTCAGCGGCGGGGCCAGCGCATCGCGATGCCCGTGCGCAAGTTCTTTGCCAGGGAGAAGCGGCCGTATGGGCTGGGCATGGTGGGCCGGCTGACCAACCGCACTTACCGCAAGCGTATCGACAGTTACGTCAAGCGCCAGATTGAGGACATGGACGACCACAG GCCCTTCTTCACCTACTGGCTCACCTTCGTGCACTCACTCGTCACCATTCTAGCCGTGTGCATCTACGGCATCGCGCCTGTGGGCTTCTCGCAGCATGAGACTGTGGACTCG GTACTGCGGAACCGCGGGGTCTATGAGAACGTCAAGTACGTGCAGCAGGAGAACTTCTGGATCGGGCCCAGCTCG GAGGCTCTCATTCACCTGGGTGCCAAGTTCTCGCCCTGCATGCGCCAGGACCCGCAGGTACACAGTTTCATCCGCGCTGCGCGTGAGCGTGAGAAGCACTCGGCCTGCTGCGTGCGCAATGACCGGTCGGGCTGCGTGCAGACCTCGGAGGAGGAGTGCTCG TCCACGCTGGCAGTGTGGGTGAAGTGGCCCTtccaccccagtgccccagatCTTGCGGGCCGCAAGAGGCAGTTTGGCTCTGTCTGCCACCAGGACCCCAG GGTGTGTGATGAGCCTTCCTCCGAGGACCCCCACGAGTGGCCAGATGACATCACCAAGTGGCCG ATCTGCACCAAAAACAGCGCCGGGAACCACACCAACCACCCTCACATGGACTGTGTCATCACGGGCCGGCCCTGCTGCATCGGCACAAAGGGCAG GTGTGAGATTACCTCCCGGGAGTACTGTGACTTCATGAGGGGCTACTTCCACGAGGAGGCCACACTGTGCTCCCAG GTGCACTGCATGGATGACGTGTGTGGGCTCCTGCCCTTTCTCAACCCTGAGGTGCCTGACCAGTTCTACCGCCTGTGGCTGTCCCTCTTCTTGCACGCTGG gatCCTGCACTGCCTGGTGTCAGTCTGCTTCCAGATGACTGTCCTGCGGGACCTGGAGAAGTTGGCAGGCTGGCACCGAATAGCCATCATCTACCTGCTGAGCGGGGTCACTGGTAACCTGGCCAGTGCCATTTTCCTGCCATACCGGGCAGAG CTTCGGCAAGTTTGA
- the RHBDF1 gene encoding inactive rhomboid protein 1 isoform X2 has protein sequence MSEARRDSTSSLQRKKPPWLKLDIPAVAPPVTEEPSFLQPLRRQAFLRSVSMPAETAHIPSPHHEVRRPVLQRQTSITQTIRSRQVRFGRVHTLPLLGPPGARRALPQRRSLSRSLLRGTADWFGVSKDSDSTQKWQRKSIRHCSQRYGKLKPQVIRELDLPSQDNVSLTSTETPPPLYVGPCQLGMQKIIDPLARGRAFRVADDTADGLSTPHTPVTPGAASLCSFSSSRSGFNRLPRRRKRESVAKMSFRAAAALVKGRSVRDGTLRRVQRRSFTPASFLEEDTADFPDELDTSFFAREGVLHEELSTYPDEVFESPSEAALKDWEKATEQADLTGGALDRSELERSHLMLPLERGWRKQKEGGAAAPQPKVRLRQEVVSTAGQRRGQRIAMPVRKFFAREKRPYGLGMVGRLTNRTYRKRIDSYVKRQIEDMDDHRPFFTYWLTFVHSLVTILAVCIYGIAPVGFSQHETVDSVLRNRGVYENVKYVQQENFWIGPSSEALIHLGAKFSPCMRQDPQVHSFIRAAREREKHSACCVRNDRSGCVQTSEEECSSTLAVWVKWPFHPSAPDLAGRKRQFGSVCHQDPRVCDEPSSEDPHEWPDDITKWPICTKNSAGNHTNHPHMDCVITGRPCCIGTKGRCEITSREYCDFMRGYFHEEATLCSQVHCMDDVCGLLPFLNPEVPDQFYRLWLSLFLHAGILHCLVSVCFQMTVLRDLEKLAGWHRIAIIYLLSGVTGNLASAIFLPYRAEVGPAGSQFGILACLFVELFQSWQVLARPWRAFFKLSAVVLFLFTFGLLPWIDNFAHISGFISGLFLSFAFLPYISFGKFDLYRKRCQIIVFQVVFLGLLAGLVVLFYFYPVRCEWCEFLTCIPFTDKFCEKYELDAQLH, from the exons ATGAGTGAGGCCCGCAGGGACAGCACGAGCAGCCTGCAGCGCAAGAAGCCACCCTGGCTGAAGCTGGACATACCAGCTGTAGCGCCCCCAGTGACCGAGGAACCCAGCTTCTTACAG CCCCTGAGACGCCAGGCTTTCTTGCGGAGTGTGAGTATGCCGGCTGAGACAGCCCATATCCCCTCGCCCCACCATGAGGTCCGGCGGCCAGTTTTGCAGCGCCAGACGTCCATCACCCAGACCATCCGCAG CCGACAGGTGCGCTTTGGGCGTGTCCACACTCTGCCCCTCTTGGGTCCCCCTGGTGCCCGCAGGGCCCTCCCACAGCGCCggtctctctctcggtccctgCTCAG GGGCACAGCTGACTGGTTCGGAGTGAGCAAGGACAGCGACAGCACCCAGAAATGGCAGCGCAAGAGCATCCGCCACTGCAGCCAGCGCTATGGAAAGCTGAAGCCGCAGGTCATCCGGGAGCTAGACCTGCCTAGCCAGGACAACGTGTCTCTGACCAGCACTGAGACGCCCCCGCCACTGTACGTGGGGCCATGCCAGCTGGGCATGCAGAAG aTCATAGATCCCCTGGCCCGGGGCCGGGCCTTCCGAGTGGCAGATGACACGGCTGACGGCCTGAGTACCCCACACACACCTGTCACGCCTGGTGCtgcttccctctgctccttctccagctCCCGCTCGGGCTTCAACCGGCTCCCGCGGCGACGCAAGCGTGAATCGGTGGCCAAGATGAGCTTCCGGGCAGCTGCAGCCCTGGTGAAG GGTCGCTCTGTTAGGGATGGCACATTGCGCCGGGTGCAGCGCCGAAGCTTCACTCCCgccagcttcctggaggaggacaCAGCTGACTTCCCCGACGAGTTGGACACGTCCTTCTTTGCCCGG GAAGGAGTCCTCCACGAGGAGCTGTCCACGTACCCAGACGAGGTGTTTGAGTCCCCTTCGGAGGCAGCACTCAAAGACTGGGAGAAAGCCACAGAGCAGGCAGACCTCACGGGTGGGGCCCTGGACCGCAGTGAGCTTGAGCGCAGCCACCTGATGCT gccccTGGAACGAGGCTGGAGGAAGCAGAAGGAGGGTGGCGCAGCGGCCCCACAGCCCAAGGTGCGGCTGCGGCAGGAGGTAGTGAGCACGGCGGGTCAGCGGCGGGGCCAGCGCATCGCGATGCCCGTGCGCAAGTTCTTTGCCAGGGAGAAGCGGCCGTATGGGCTGGGCATGGTGGGCCGGCTGACCAACCGCACTTACCGCAAGCGTATCGACAGTTACGTCAAGCGCCAGATTGAGGACATGGACGACCACAG GCCCTTCTTCACCTACTGGCTCACCTTCGTGCACTCACTCGTCACCATTCTAGCCGTGTGCATCTACGGCATCGCGCCTGTGGGCTTCTCGCAGCATGAGACTGTGGACTCG GTACTGCGGAACCGCGGGGTCTATGAGAACGTCAAGTACGTGCAGCAGGAGAACTTCTGGATCGGGCCCAGCTCG GAGGCTCTCATTCACCTGGGTGCCAAGTTCTCGCCCTGCATGCGCCAGGACCCGCAGGTACACAGTTTCATCCGCGCTGCGCGTGAGCGTGAGAAGCACTCGGCCTGCTGCGTGCGCAATGACCGGTCGGGCTGCGTGCAGACCTCGGAGGAGGAGTGCTCG TCCACGCTGGCAGTGTGGGTGAAGTGGCCCTtccaccccagtgccccagatCTTGCGGGCCGCAAGAGGCAGTTTGGCTCTGTCTGCCACCAGGACCCCAG GGTGTGTGATGAGCCTTCCTCCGAGGACCCCCACGAGTGGCCAGATGACATCACCAAGTGGCCG ATCTGCACCAAAAACAGCGCCGGGAACCACACCAACCACCCTCACATGGACTGTGTCATCACGGGCCGGCCCTGCTGCATCGGCACAAAGGGCAG GTGTGAGATTACCTCCCGGGAGTACTGTGACTTCATGAGGGGCTACTTCCACGAGGAGGCCACACTGTGCTCCCAG GTGCACTGCATGGATGACGTGTGTGGGCTCCTGCCCTTTCTCAACCCTGAGGTGCCTGACCAGTTCTACCGCCTGTGGCTGTCCCTCTTCTTGCACGCTGG gatCCTGCACTGCCTGGTGTCAGTCTGCTTCCAGATGACTGTCCTGCGGGACCTGGAGAAGTTGGCAGGCTGGCACCGAATAGCCATCATCTACCTGCTGAGCGGGGTCACTGGTAACCTGGCCAGTGCCATTTTCCTGCCATACCGGGCAGAG GTGGGCCCAGCCGGCTCGCAGTTTGGCATCCTGGCCTGCCTGTTCGTGGAGCTCTTCCAGAGCTGGCAGGTCCTGGCAAGGCCCTGGCGTGCCTTCTTCAAGCTGTCGGCTGTGGTCCTCTTCCTGTTCACCTTTGGGCTGCTGCCCTGGATCGACAACTTCGCTCACATCTCGGGCTTCATCAGcggcctcttcctctcctttgccTTCCTGCCCTACATCAGCTTCGGCAAGTTTGACCTGTACCGCAAGCGCTGCCAGATCATCGTCTTTCAGGTGGTCTTCCTGGGCCTCCTGGCCGGCCTGGTGGTCCTCTTCTACTTCTACCCCGTCCGCTGCGAGTGGTGTGAGTTCCTCACCTGCATCCCCTTCACTGACAAGTTCTGTGAGAAGTACGAGCTGGATGCTCAGCTCCACTGA
- the RHBDF1 gene encoding inactive rhomboid protein 1 isoform X3: MSEARRDSTSSLQRKKPPWLKLDIPAVAPPVTEEPSFLQVGPGQERLWVYSIQPPHRDPTVQPLRRQAFLRSVSMPAETAHIPSPHHEVRRPVLQRQTSITQTIRRGTADWFGVSKDSDSTQKWQRKSIRHCSQRYGKLKPQVIRELDLPSQDNVSLTSTETPPPLYVGPCQLGMQKIIDPLARGRAFRVADDTADGLSTPHTPVTPGAASLCSFSSSRSGFNRLPRRRKRESVAKMSFRAAAALVKGRSVRDGTLRRVQRRSFTPASFLEEDTADFPDELDTSFFAREGVLHEELSTYPDEVFESPSEAALKDWEKATEQADLTGGALDRSELERSHLMLPLERGWRKQKEGGAAAPQPKVRLRQEVVSTAGQRRGQRIAMPVRKFFAREKRPYGLGMVGRLTNRTYRKRIDSYVKRQIEDMDDHRPFFTYWLTFVHSLVTILAVCIYGIAPVGFSQHETVDSVLRNRGVYENVKYVQQENFWIGPSSEALIHLGAKFSPCMRQDPQVHSFIRAAREREKHSACCVRNDRSGCVQTSEEECSSTLAVWVKWPFHPSAPDLAGRKRQFGSVCHQDPRVCDEPSSEDPHEWPDDITKWPICTKNSAGNHTNHPHMDCVITGRPCCIGTKGRCEITSREYCDFMRGYFHEEATLCSQVHCMDDVCGLLPFLNPEVPDQFYRLWLSLFLHAGILHCLVSVCFQMTVLRDLEKLAGWHRIAIIYLLSGVTGNLASAIFLPYRAEVGPAGSQFGILACLFVELFQSWQVLARPWRAFFKLSAVVLFLFTFGLLPWIDNFAHISGFISGLFLSFAFLPYISFGKFDLYRKRCQIIVFQVVFLGLLAGLVVLFYFYPVRCEWCEFLTCIPFTDKFCEKYELDAQLH; encoded by the exons ATGAGTGAGGCCCGCAGGGACAGCACGAGCAGCCTGCAGCGCAAGAAGCCACCCTGGCTGAAGCTGGACATACCAGCTGTAGCGCCCCCAGTGACCGAGGAACCCAGCTTCTTACAGGTAGGCCCTGGCCAGGAGAGGCTGTGGGTATACTCCATCCAGCCTCCTCACCGTGACCCCACTGTCCAGCCCCTGAGACGCCAGGCTTTCTTGCGGAGTGTGAGTATGCCGGCTGAGACAGCCCATATCCCCTCGCCCCACCATGAGGTCCGGCGGCCAGTTTTGCAGCGCCAGACGTCCATCACCCAGACCATCCGCAG GGGCACAGCTGACTGGTTCGGAGTGAGCAAGGACAGCGACAGCACCCAGAAATGGCAGCGCAAGAGCATCCGCCACTGCAGCCAGCGCTATGGAAAGCTGAAGCCGCAGGTCATCCGGGAGCTAGACCTGCCTAGCCAGGACAACGTGTCTCTGACCAGCACTGAGACGCCCCCGCCACTGTACGTGGGGCCATGCCAGCTGGGCATGCAGAAG aTCATAGATCCCCTGGCCCGGGGCCGGGCCTTCCGAGTGGCAGATGACACGGCTGACGGCCTGAGTACCCCACACACACCTGTCACGCCTGGTGCtgcttccctctgctccttctccagctCCCGCTCGGGCTTCAACCGGCTCCCGCGGCGACGCAAGCGTGAATCGGTGGCCAAGATGAGCTTCCGGGCAGCTGCAGCCCTGGTGAAG GGTCGCTCTGTTAGGGATGGCACATTGCGCCGGGTGCAGCGCCGAAGCTTCACTCCCgccagcttcctggaggaggacaCAGCTGACTTCCCCGACGAGTTGGACACGTCCTTCTTTGCCCGG GAAGGAGTCCTCCACGAGGAGCTGTCCACGTACCCAGACGAGGTGTTTGAGTCCCCTTCGGAGGCAGCACTCAAAGACTGGGAGAAAGCCACAGAGCAGGCAGACCTCACGGGTGGGGCCCTGGACCGCAGTGAGCTTGAGCGCAGCCACCTGATGCT gccccTGGAACGAGGCTGGAGGAAGCAGAAGGAGGGTGGCGCAGCGGCCCCACAGCCCAAGGTGCGGCTGCGGCAGGAGGTAGTGAGCACGGCGGGTCAGCGGCGGGGCCAGCGCATCGCGATGCCCGTGCGCAAGTTCTTTGCCAGGGAGAAGCGGCCGTATGGGCTGGGCATGGTGGGCCGGCTGACCAACCGCACTTACCGCAAGCGTATCGACAGTTACGTCAAGCGCCAGATTGAGGACATGGACGACCACAG GCCCTTCTTCACCTACTGGCTCACCTTCGTGCACTCACTCGTCACCATTCTAGCCGTGTGCATCTACGGCATCGCGCCTGTGGGCTTCTCGCAGCATGAGACTGTGGACTCG GTACTGCGGAACCGCGGGGTCTATGAGAACGTCAAGTACGTGCAGCAGGAGAACTTCTGGATCGGGCCCAGCTCG GAGGCTCTCATTCACCTGGGTGCCAAGTTCTCGCCCTGCATGCGCCAGGACCCGCAGGTACACAGTTTCATCCGCGCTGCGCGTGAGCGTGAGAAGCACTCGGCCTGCTGCGTGCGCAATGACCGGTCGGGCTGCGTGCAGACCTCGGAGGAGGAGTGCTCG TCCACGCTGGCAGTGTGGGTGAAGTGGCCCTtccaccccagtgccccagatCTTGCGGGCCGCAAGAGGCAGTTTGGCTCTGTCTGCCACCAGGACCCCAG GGTGTGTGATGAGCCTTCCTCCGAGGACCCCCACGAGTGGCCAGATGACATCACCAAGTGGCCG ATCTGCACCAAAAACAGCGCCGGGAACCACACCAACCACCCTCACATGGACTGTGTCATCACGGGCCGGCCCTGCTGCATCGGCACAAAGGGCAG GTGTGAGATTACCTCCCGGGAGTACTGTGACTTCATGAGGGGCTACTTCCACGAGGAGGCCACACTGTGCTCCCAG GTGCACTGCATGGATGACGTGTGTGGGCTCCTGCCCTTTCTCAACCCTGAGGTGCCTGACCAGTTCTACCGCCTGTGGCTGTCCCTCTTCTTGCACGCTGG gatCCTGCACTGCCTGGTGTCAGTCTGCTTCCAGATGACTGTCCTGCGGGACCTGGAGAAGTTGGCAGGCTGGCACCGAATAGCCATCATCTACCTGCTGAGCGGGGTCACTGGTAACCTGGCCAGTGCCATTTTCCTGCCATACCGGGCAGAG GTGGGCCCAGCCGGCTCGCAGTTTGGCATCCTGGCCTGCCTGTTCGTGGAGCTCTTCCAGAGCTGGCAGGTCCTGGCAAGGCCCTGGCGTGCCTTCTTCAAGCTGTCGGCTGTGGTCCTCTTCCTGTTCACCTTTGGGCTGCTGCCCTGGATCGACAACTTCGCTCACATCTCGGGCTTCATCAGcggcctcttcctctcctttgccTTCCTGCCCTACATCAGCTTCGGCAAGTTTGACCTGTACCGCAAGCGCTGCCAGATCATCGTCTTTCAGGTGGTCTTCCTGGGCCTCCTGGCCGGCCTGGTGGTCCTCTTCTACTTCTACCCCGTCCGCTGCGAGTGGTGTGAGTTCCTCACCTGCATCCCCTTCACTGACAAGTTCTGTGAGAAGTACGAGCTGGATGCTCAGCTCCACTGA